In a genomic window of Saccharothrix sp. HUAS TT1:
- a CDS encoding aldehyde dehydrogenase family protein yields MTTDPIQLDALGPTGPYRARKRLTVNDLAGTPVAELSLVPAIYVSRALAALRAADTPPVEERVTALARAGRIFAEEVVDGLTFAEYQHLVSRVSGVPISVVRYATEGIVEAAGKAGDSAYQARPAGAADDWHDPATRGGSAVWTRRGDVFAVHAAGNHPGPHALWLEALALGYRVAVRPSRREPFTPHRLVTALRLAGFRDDQVVLLPTDHDVAGEVLRGADLGLVYGGDDVVRKYAGSPHVLPQGPGRSKILVTADVDWRDHLDTIVDSISHQGGVACINATAVFVEGDPAPLAEAVAERLAAIPTLPPQDEKAVLSVQPLETARTVERYLLAQAKGSRAWLGGDGIVDELGDGSAALRPAVHQVDRPDAPQTGTELAFPCVWIAPWTREAGVAPLRGSLVLTALTRDEELVGRLVDEPSISNVHLGDHATYWTRPGVPHDNYLGEFLMRTKTVIRD; encoded by the coding sequence ATGACCACCGATCCCATCCAGCTGGACGCGCTGGGCCCGACCGGGCCCTACCGCGCGCGCAAGCGGCTGACCGTGAACGACCTGGCGGGCACGCCCGTGGCCGAGCTGAGCCTGGTGCCCGCGATCTACGTCAGCCGGGCGCTGGCCGCACTGCGCGCCGCCGACACGCCGCCGGTCGAGGAGCGGGTCACAGCGCTGGCCCGCGCCGGGCGGATCTTCGCCGAGGAGGTGGTCGACGGGCTGACCTTCGCCGAGTACCAGCACCTCGTCAGCCGCGTCTCGGGCGTGCCGATCTCCGTGGTCCGCTACGCCACCGAGGGCATCGTGGAGGCGGCCGGGAAGGCGGGCGACAGCGCCTACCAGGCCAGGCCCGCGGGCGCCGCCGACGACTGGCACGACCCGGCCACGCGGGGCGGCAGCGCGGTGTGGACGCGGCGCGGCGACGTCTTCGCGGTGCACGCGGCCGGCAACCACCCCGGGCCGCACGCGCTGTGGCTGGAGGCGCTGGCCCTGGGCTACCGGGTGGCGGTGCGGCCGTCCCGGCGCGAGCCGTTCACCCCGCACCGCCTGGTCACCGCGCTGCGGCTGGCCGGGTTCCGGGACGACCAGGTCGTGCTGCTGCCGACCGACCACGACGTGGCGGGCGAAGTGCTCCGGGGCGCCGACCTCGGGCTGGTGTACGGCGGCGACGACGTCGTGCGCAAGTACGCCGGCAGCCCGCACGTGCTGCCGCAGGGGCCGGGCCGGTCGAAGATCCTGGTCACCGCGGACGTGGACTGGCGCGACCACCTGGACACGATCGTCGACTCGATCAGCCACCAGGGCGGCGTCGCCTGCATCAACGCGACGGCGGTGTTCGTGGAGGGCGACCCGGCGCCGCTGGCCGAGGCCGTGGCCGAGCGCCTGGCCGCCATCCCGACGCTGCCGCCGCAGGACGAGAAGGCGGTGCTGTCGGTGCAGCCGCTGGAGACCGCCCGGACCGTCGAGCGCTACCTGCTGGCCCAGGCCAAGGGTTCCCGGGCGTGGTTGGGCGGCGACGGGATCGTGGACGAGCTGGGCGACGGCAGTGCCGCGCTGCGGCCCGCGGTGCACCAGGTGGACCGGCCGGACGCGCCGCAGACCGGCACCGAGCTGGCGTTCCCCTGCGTCTGGATCGCGCCGTGGACGCGGGAAGCGGGCGTGGCGCCGCTGCGGGGCTCGCTGGTGCTCACGGCGCTCACCCGCGACGAGGAGCTGGTGGGCCGCCTGGTGGACGAGCCGAGCATCAGCAACGTCCACCTCGGGGACCACGCCACCTACTGGACCCGCCCCGGCGTGCCGCACGACAACTACCTCGGTGAGTTCCTGATGCGCACCAAGACCGTCATCCGGGACTGA
- a CDS encoding NADPH:quinone reductase gives MQAAFITRLGAPEEIRSGELPDPVPGPTDVLVEVSATTVNPVDTFVRSGAFRTPVDFPFVISRDLVGTVVASGPGVAGFAVGDRVWCNSLGHGGRQGAAAQRAVVPADRLYHLPEGVPDADAVAVVHPAVTAYLGLFTHGRARLGDTVLVAGAGGNVGSAMVVLAAAAGARVIATASARDAERCRELGAAEVFDYRDPALADGVRRACPDGVDVQLDCSGHNDLRTALDLAAHRGRVVVLAGARTEPVLPAGALYTADRSVVGFVISHATTAELAEAARAVNALLARGALRPREVEELPLSAAARTHARMERGELRGRRVVLRP, from the coding sequence ATGCAGGCGGCGTTCATCACCAGACTGGGCGCGCCGGAGGAGATCCGCTCCGGCGAGCTGCCCGACCCCGTCCCCGGTCCGACCGACGTGCTGGTGGAGGTCTCGGCCACCACGGTGAACCCGGTCGACACCTTCGTCCGCTCCGGGGCCTTCCGGACCCCGGTCGACTTCCCGTTCGTGATCAGCCGCGACCTGGTGGGCACGGTCGTGGCGAGCGGTCCGGGCGTCGCCGGGTTCGCCGTCGGCGACCGGGTGTGGTGCAACAGCCTGGGGCACGGCGGTCGGCAGGGCGCCGCCGCGCAGCGGGCCGTGGTGCCGGCGGACCGCCTCTACCACCTGCCGGAGGGCGTGCCCGACGCGGACGCCGTCGCGGTCGTGCACCCGGCGGTCACGGCCTACCTCGGCCTGTTCACGCACGGCCGCGCCCGCCTCGGCGACACCGTGCTGGTCGCGGGCGCCGGTGGCAACGTCGGCAGCGCGATGGTCGTGCTGGCCGCGGCCGCGGGCGCCCGGGTGATCGCCACCGCCTCGGCACGGGACGCCGAGCGCTGCCGGGAGCTGGGCGCGGCCGAGGTGTTCGACTACCGGGACCCGGCGCTCGCGGACGGGGTGCGCCGGGCGTGCCCGGACGGCGTGGACGTCCAGCTGGACTGCTCCGGCCACAACGACCTGCGCACGGCCCTGGACCTGGCGGCGCACCGGGGTCGGGTGGTGGTGCTCGCGGGCGCGCGCACCGAGCCGGTGCTGCCCGCCGGCGCCCTCTACACGGCCGACCGGTCGGTCGTCGGCTTCGTCATCTCGCACGCGACCACGGCCGAGCTGGCCGAGGCGGCGCGGGCCGTCAACGCCCTGCTCGCGCGCGGCGCGCTGCGCCCGCGTGAGGTGGAGGAGCTACCGCTGAGCGCCGCCGCCCGGACGCACGCCCGGATGGAACGCGGCGAGCTGCGCGGCCGGCGGGTGGTGCTGCGGCCGTGA
- a CDS encoding helix-turn-helix domain-containing protein: MYQTVTEVRIGDLIDLLAHKAPMSEFERMIDQARLGGAPDDELAGLEAAARQCLRIAAQAEGSRRREAGLDALVDAARELAVPYDLDTLLQVTTRRARHLLGMDMAYIALLDEEHGYVRVHAADGHTSSFSVGARLPAANGLGVLGQSGAGPYWTSDFLADDRVEHNEAFDELVRAEGLHALVAAPLNYGARLHCSVPSGVLYAASRHVRHFTADERSLLASLGTLAGMFIEHTRLRTEAEERAKELEVRLDRSRAREAEAREVGEVRDRMVDLVLAGANLHDLVVEARGCLGAAVAVCSVDGRVLAAAGSLPGEPDPLAVAAALDAGGDEPVPLGDGLWVAPVRAGARCVGSVLVPSGSGPDAGGRQVLRAVARSVALLLREDVANGPRAQLHECLLEDMLAARHQAPRQLDERARRAGVDLDRSHVLLVARPEGGVSGRVDAWTSAYALRAGGLRNSRGDHVVLLVPGEAPGETAKRVSAELTEAAGSPVSVGAAGPLSGAAAVHDGYQEAVRCVDAITALGAIGGAASTRELGFVGVLLSDDHDVAGFIDAAVGPLLDYDQERYTDLVPTLEAYFEEGGSPTYAAGRLHVHTNTVTRRLDRIKELLGPEWQKPERALDLQLALRLLRVRGSLLGPGADGGASAGAR, from the coding sequence GTGTACCAGACCGTTACCGAGGTCCGCATCGGCGATTTGATCGACCTGCTGGCGCACAAGGCGCCGATGAGCGAGTTCGAAAGAATGATCGACCAGGCACGGCTGGGAGGCGCCCCGGACGACGAGCTCGCCGGGCTGGAGGCGGCGGCCCGGCAGTGCCTGCGCATCGCCGCGCAGGCGGAGGGCAGCAGGCGGCGCGAGGCCGGGCTGGACGCCCTGGTCGACGCGGCCCGCGAGCTGGCGGTCCCCTACGACCTGGACACGCTGCTCCAGGTGACCACCCGGCGCGCCCGCCACCTGCTCGGCATGGACATGGCCTACATCGCGCTGCTGGACGAGGAGCACGGCTACGTCCGCGTGCACGCCGCCGACGGCCACACCTCCTCCTTCAGCGTCGGCGCCCGGCTGCCCGCCGCCAACGGCCTCGGCGTGCTCGGCCAGTCCGGCGCCGGGCCGTACTGGACCTCCGACTTCCTCGCCGACGACCGGGTCGAGCACAACGAGGCGTTCGACGAGCTGGTGCGGGCCGAGGGCCTGCACGCCCTGGTCGCCGCGCCGCTGAACTACGGCGCGCGGCTGCACTGCTCGGTGCCGAGCGGCGTGCTCTACGCGGCCAGCAGGCACGTCCGCCACTTCACAGCCGACGAGCGCTCGCTGCTGGCGTCCCTGGGCACGCTGGCCGGGATGTTCATCGAGCACACCAGGCTGCGCACCGAGGCCGAGGAGCGGGCGAAGGAGCTGGAGGTGCGGCTCGACCGCTCGCGAGCGCGGGAGGCGGAGGCCCGGGAGGTGGGCGAGGTCCGGGACCGGATGGTCGACCTGGTGCTCGCCGGCGCGAACCTGCACGACCTGGTCGTGGAGGCGCGCGGCTGCCTCGGGGCCGCCGTGGCGGTCTGCTCGGTGGACGGGCGGGTGCTGGCGGCGGCGGGCTCGCTGCCCGGCGAGCCGGACCCGCTCGCGGTCGCGGCGGCGCTCGACGCGGGCGGCGACGAGCCCGTGCCCCTCGGGGATGGCCTGTGGGTGGCGCCGGTCCGCGCGGGCGCGCGGTGCGTCGGCTCGGTGCTGGTGCCGTCGGGCTCCGGACCGGACGCCGGCGGCCGGCAGGTACTGCGGGCGGTGGCGCGGTCGGTCGCCCTCCTGCTGCGCGAGGACGTGGCCAACGGTCCGCGCGCGCAGCTGCACGAGTGCCTGCTGGAGGACATGCTGGCGGCGCGGCACCAGGCGCCGCGGCAGCTGGACGAGCGGGCGCGGCGGGCCGGGGTCGACCTGGACCGGTCGCACGTGCTGCTGGTCGCCAGGCCCGAGGGCGGGGTGTCGGGCCGCGTCGACGCCTGGACGTCGGCGTACGCGCTGCGCGCAGGCGGCCTGCGGAACTCGCGCGGCGACCACGTGGTGCTGCTGGTGCCCGGTGAAGCGCCGGGCGAGACGGCCAAGCGGGTGTCGGCCGAGCTGACCGAGGCCGCGGGCTCGCCGGTGTCGGTCGGCGCGGCCGGGCCGCTGTCCGGCGCGGCGGCGGTGCACGACGGCTACCAGGAGGCGGTGCGGTGCGTGGACGCCATCACCGCCCTCGGCGCGATCGGCGGCGCGGCGTCGACCCGGGAGCTGGGCTTCGTCGGCGTGCTGCTGTCCGACGACCACGACGTGGCCGGGTTCATCGACGCCGCGGTGGGACCGCTGCTCGACTACGACCAGGAGCGCTACACCGACCTGGTGCCCACGCTGGAGGCGTACTTCGAGGAGGGCGGCAGCCCCACCTACGCCGCCGGGCGGCTGCACGTGCACACCAACACGGTCACCCGCCGGTTGGACCGGATCAAGGAGCTGCTGGGCCCGGAGTGGCAGAAGCCGGAGCGCGCCCTGGACCTCCAGCTGGCGCTGCGGCTGCTGCGCGTGCGCGGGTCCCTGCTCGGCCCCGGCGCGGACGGGGGTGCGTCGGCGGGCGCCCGCTGA
- a CDS encoding IS701 family transposase produces the protein MLLPRNGAQREGTWTGPREALLAELGSALFASLPRRDQRGKGLEYVRGLLTADGRKSIRNIAAAVGRPAAEQYLHHFVSDSTWDVAPVRRALANYVRRVVPLRAWVVRPTVIPKAGVHSVGVGRRFRLEQGQSLNAQQAFGVWLASDEVAVPVNWRLYLPRTWLDDERRRRRAAIPDDVRPETFTDCATEVYLGTGARNDFPVRPVVFDGRDVDVVAMVRRLRAARTPFLVRICPGQHLLAADAGLAGHSHEPNPADRIASAVRDRRAFVPAPRPTVAATARVALPHGPQPAGPGDLALLGVGRVDREWPGQLWLTNLVTAKPAALAPLTRLVDVVDRDFTRYSERVGIRDFAGRSFAGWNRHATLASAAHAVAALTDLTGHELRHVS, from the coding sequence ATGCTGTTACCGCGCAACGGCGCGCAGCGCGAGGGAACGTGGACCGGACCGCGTGAAGCACTCCTGGCGGAGCTGGGCTCCGCCCTCTTCGCGTCCTTGCCCAGGAGGGACCAGCGGGGCAAGGGCCTGGAGTACGTCCGCGGCCTGCTGACCGCCGACGGGCGCAAGTCGATCAGGAACATCGCCGCGGCGGTCGGCAGGCCCGCGGCCGAGCAGTACCTGCACCACTTCGTCAGCGATTCGACCTGGGACGTCGCCCCCGTGCGCCGGGCGCTGGCGAACTACGTCCGGCGGGTCGTGCCGCTGCGGGCGTGGGTGGTGCGGCCGACCGTCATCCCCAAGGCGGGGGTCCACTCGGTGGGTGTGGGCAGGCGGTTCCGGCTGGAGCAGGGGCAGTCCCTCAACGCGCAGCAGGCGTTCGGCGTGTGGCTGGCCTCCGACGAGGTCGCGGTGCCGGTGAACTGGCGGCTGTACCTGCCGCGCACGTGGCTGGACGACGAGCGGCGGCGGCGCCGGGCCGCGATCCCCGACGACGTGCGGCCGGAGACGTTCACCGACTGCGCCACCGAGGTCTACCTGGGCACCGGCGCCCGCAACGACTTCCCGGTGCGACCGGTCGTCTTCGACGGCCGCGACGTGGACGTGGTGGCCATGGTCCGCCGGCTGCGCGCCGCCCGGACGCCGTTCCTGGTGCGGATCTGCCCGGGGCAGCACCTGCTCGCGGCCGACGCCGGGCTGGCCGGGCACAGCCACGAGCCCAACCCGGCGGACCGGATCGCGAGCGCGGTCCGCGACCGGCGGGCCTTCGTGCCCGCGCCGCGGCCGACGGTGGCGGCGACCGCCCGCGTCGCGCTGCCACACGGCCCCCAGCCCGCGGGCCCCGGCGACCTGGCGCTGCTCGGCGTCGGCCGGGTCGACCGCGAGTGGCCGGGCCAGCTGTGGCTCACCAACCTGGTGACCGCCAAGCCCGCCGCGCTGGCCCCGCTGACCCGCCTGGTGGACGTGGTGGACCGGGACTTCACCCGGTACTCCGAGCGGGTGGGCATCCGCGACTTCGCCGGCCGCTCGTTCGCCGGGTGGAACCGGCACGCCACGCTGGCCTCCGCCGCGCACGCGGTGGCCGCGCTCACCGACCTGACCGGGCACGAGCTGCGGCACGTGTCCTGA
- a CDS encoding arylamine N-acetyltransferase, with translation MDHGTAQAYLDRIGAVRPERPDLPALRHLQERHVRAVPFENLGYHLGEDVHTDERVLDKIVRRGRGGGCYETNPAFALLLRALGFTADLVPGRVYRDGVLGPPLCHLAVRVRLGDERYLVDTGFGRNSLHPLAFDVREEQQDPHGAYLLVDAGGGEVDVLLDGRPLYRVDDRPVTSEDLAPTLWWYRTAPESPFLQEVFCALNTDTGRVVIKGNRLTVVHDGEKSTEDLTSAAELLAAYRKWFGFELDRAPEPPAPGGAGVHLP, from the coding sequence ATGGACCACGGCACGGCGCAGGCGTACCTGGACCGCATCGGCGCGGTGCGGCCGGAGCGCCCCGACCTCCCGGCCCTGCGCCACCTGCAGGAGCGCCACGTCCGGGCGGTGCCGTTCGAGAACCTGGGCTACCACCTGGGCGAGGACGTCCACACCGACGAGCGGGTGCTGGACAAGATCGTGCGCCGCGGGCGCGGCGGCGGCTGCTACGAGACCAACCCGGCGTTCGCCCTGCTGCTGCGAGCGCTCGGCTTCACCGCCGACCTGGTGCCCGGCCGGGTGTACCGCGACGGGGTGCTCGGCCCGCCGCTGTGCCACCTGGCGGTGCGGGTCCGGCTGGGGGACGAGCGGTACCTGGTCGACACCGGCTTCGGCCGCAACAGCCTGCACCCCCTCGCGTTCGACGTGCGGGAGGAGCAGCAGGACCCGCACGGCGCCTACCTGCTGGTCGACGCGGGCGGCGGCGAGGTGGACGTGCTGCTCGACGGCCGGCCGCTGTACCGGGTGGACGACCGCCCGGTGACGTCCGAGGACCTGGCGCCGACCCTGTGGTGGTACCGCACCGCACCCGAGTCGCCGTTCCTCCAGGAGGTGTTCTGCGCCTTGAACACCGACACCGGTCGCGTGGTCATCAAGGGCAACCGGCTGACCGTCGTGCACGACGGCGAGAAGTCCACAGAGGACTTGACGAGCGCGGCGGAACTGCTTGCCGCGTACCGGAAGTGGTTCGGCTTCGAGCTGGACCGCGCGCCGGAACCGCCCGCACCGGGCGGCGCGGGCGTGCACCTGCCCTGA
- a CDS encoding phenazine antibiotic biosynthesis protein: protein MATVESVLDLPHDVQPDPDELVRAAMRWHFSPETGSPFWLARAGSLGFSPVDDVRGVDDLKLFPNVANELRHVRAEDLVPRGYGPRPDVVGVYESGGTTGAPKRVVLMRDWLDRLISWSSAQLDGHGVPHGVNWLNAVPSGPHMVGPVIAHQTAHRGGVAFAIDLDPRWVKRLISAGRAEEAGAYAEHIVEQIGYLLETQDIGVLMITPPVLDRVARRDDLVKLVNEKVKAINWVGTQMDPDTRHLMRTEVFPGVVLYSGFGSTMILGNASERPGLTDDDPCVYDPFSPYMTFRVVDPDTGATVPYGTRGQVVMNHVSKSLLLPENLERDTAIRVEPLPGQVGDSVADVAPVREFDDEAVIEGVY from the coding sequence GTGGCCACCGTCGAATCCGTGCTAGACCTGCCGCACGACGTCCAGCCCGATCCCGACGAACTGGTGCGAGCCGCGATGCGGTGGCACTTCTCCCCGGAGACCGGGTCGCCGTTCTGGCTCGCCCGCGCCGGGTCGCTCGGGTTCTCCCCGGTCGACGACGTGCGCGGGGTGGACGACCTCAAGCTGTTCCCCAACGTCGCCAACGAGCTGCGCCACGTCCGGGCCGAGGACCTGGTCCCGCGCGGCTACGGCCCGCGCCCCGACGTGGTCGGCGTGTACGAGAGCGGCGGCACCACCGGCGCGCCGAAGCGGGTCGTGCTGATGCGCGACTGGCTGGACCGGCTCATCTCCTGGAGCAGCGCGCAGCTGGACGGCCACGGCGTGCCGCACGGCGTCAACTGGCTCAACGCCGTCCCGAGCGGGCCGCACATGGTCGGCCCGGTGATCGCGCACCAGACCGCGCACCGCGGCGGCGTCGCGTTCGCCATCGACCTCGACCCGCGCTGGGTGAAGCGGCTGATCTCGGCGGGCCGGGCCGAGGAGGCGGGCGCCTACGCCGAGCACATCGTGGAGCAGATCGGGTACCTGCTGGAGACCCAGGACATCGGCGTGCTGATGATCACCCCGCCGGTGCTGGACCGGGTGGCCCGGCGCGACGACCTGGTCAAGCTGGTCAACGAGAAGGTGAAGGCCATCAACTGGGTCGGCACGCAGATGGACCCGGACACGCGGCACCTGATGCGCACCGAGGTCTTCCCGGGCGTGGTGCTGTACAGCGGTTTCGGCAGCACGATGATCCTCGGCAACGCGAGCGAGCGACCCGGCCTCACCGACGACGACCCGTGCGTCTACGACCCGTTCTCGCCCTACATGACGTTCCGGGTGGTCGACCCGGACACCGGCGCGACCGTGCCCTACGGCACGCGGGGGCAGGTCGTGATGAACCACGTCAGCAAGAGCCTGCTGCTGCCGGAGAACCTCGAACGCGACACCGCGATCCGCGTCGAGCCGCTGCCCGGCCAGGTCGGCGACTCGGTGGCGGACGTGGCGCCGGTGCGCGAGTTCGACGACGAGGCCGTCATCGAGGGCGTGTACTGA
- a CDS encoding SRPBCC family protein, producing MTNAGTERAVIFRTEAREFVAAPPERVYDVVSDLPRSAEWSVECVGGQWVSGEPRTVGAVFRGENERAADVVAWAPVVRGRWHTEAEVVAAERGRTFRWAMRTRAGERQDSVWGFDVLPADGGSVLVHHFRMGAPTEGIRQITADMDEAAVRRFYADWGAKLERDLATTAARVKAVIERG from the coding sequence ATGACCAATGCGGGAACCGAGCGAGCCGTCATCTTCCGAACCGAGGCACGGGAGTTCGTCGCCGCCCCACCGGAGCGGGTCTACGACGTCGTGAGCGACCTGCCGCGCAGCGCCGAGTGGAGCGTGGAGTGCGTTGGCGGGCAATGGGTCTCAGGCGAACCGCGCACCGTCGGCGCCGTCTTCCGGGGTGAGAACGAGCGCGCCGCGGACGTCGTCGCGTGGGCGCCGGTCGTGCGCGGCCGGTGGCACACGGAGGCCGAGGTCGTCGCCGCCGAGCGCGGGCGGACGTTCCGCTGGGCCATGCGCACCAGGGCCGGTGAGCGCCAGGACAGCGTGTGGGGCTTCGACGTGCTGCCCGCCGACGGCGGGAGCGTCCTCGTGCACCACTTCCGGATGGGCGCGCCGACCGAGGGCATCCGGCAGATCACCGCCGACATGGACGAGGCCGCGGTGCGGCGCTTCTACGCCGACTGGGGCGCGAAGCTGGAGCGCGACCTGGCCACCACCGCGGCCCGCGTCAAGGCCGTCATCGAGCGCGGCTGA
- a CDS encoding arylamine N-acetyltransferase, which yields MRTEDQWEADRLDVDAYLERLGVGWPLPPTAETLRLLHRAHALAIPFENLDVVLGRGVDLDVGVMQAKLLRSSRGGYCYEHNMLFAALLERLGYRVTRLYARPDLEYRKTLPRTHLALRVELDDGTVQLADVGFGDDGPLEPLPFVDGAVSEQGGWVYRLAHDGEREQPWGVHLRRGDAWFPLYRFTLEAHHHIDCVVANHYISTHPRSPFVGRVFVERLAEDQRLNLDDRTLTLRRADGAREVSRVEDDGYADLLADRFGIELTEPELKAVLASLPD from the coding sequence ATGCGCACCGAGGACCAGTGGGAGGCCGACCGCCTCGACGTCGACGCCTACCTCGAGCGGCTCGGCGTCGGGTGGCCGCTGCCGCCGACGGCGGAGACCCTGCGCCTGCTGCACCGCGCCCACGCGCTGGCCATCCCGTTCGAGAACCTGGACGTGGTGCTCGGCCGCGGTGTCGACCTCGACGTGGGCGTGATGCAGGCCAAGCTGCTCCGGAGCAGCCGCGGCGGCTACTGCTACGAGCACAACATGCTGTTCGCCGCCCTGCTGGAACGGCTCGGCTACCGGGTCACCCGGCTGTACGCCCGGCCGGACCTGGAGTACCGCAAGACGCTGCCGCGGACCCACCTGGCGCTGCGGGTGGAGCTGGACGACGGCACGGTCCAGCTCGCCGACGTCGGCTTCGGCGACGACGGGCCGCTGGAGCCGCTGCCGTTCGTCGACGGCGCGGTCTCCGAGCAGGGCGGCTGGGTGTACCGGCTGGCCCACGACGGCGAGCGGGAGCAGCCGTGGGGCGTGCACCTGCGGCGGGGTGACGCCTGGTTCCCGCTCTACCGGTTCACGCTGGAGGCGCACCACCACATCGACTGCGTGGTGGCCAACCACTACATCTCCACCCACCCGCGCTCGCCGTTCGTGGGCCGGGTGTTCGTGGAGCGGTTGGCCGAGGACCAGCGGCTCAACCTGGACGACCGCACCCTGACCCTGCGCCGCGCCGACGGCGCCCGCGAGGTGTCGCGGGTCGAGGACGACGGGTACGCCGACCTGCTGGCCGACCGGTTCGGCATCGAGCTGACCGAGCCGGAGCTGAAGGCGGTGCTCGCCTCGCTGCCGGACTGA
- a CDS encoding aldo/keto reductase, which produces MELRRLGATGPSVSALGLGLMSMSDFYGPADRAEGIATAHAAIEAGVTLLDTGDFYGSGHNELLLREVLREHDRDQLVLSVKFGVLRDPAGGILGVDCRPAAVKNSLAQTLQRLGVDHVDVYRPARLDPDVPIEETVGAIAELVRAGWVRHIGLSEVGAHTLRRAAAVHPVVDLQIEYSLLSRSIEAEILPAADELGVGITAYGVLARGLLSGRWNHRRAASADDGRSGFPRFTGENLDRNLALVDALRRVADEVGATTSQVAIAWVMSRSPGIVPVIGSRRRDQLAESLGALDLALDEGQLAAVERAVPSDAVAGTRFDAANMAMLDSEQRSTPVA; this is translated from the coding sequence ATGGAGCTGCGACGACTCGGAGCAACCGGACCCAGTGTTTCCGCATTGGGCCTCGGGCTCATGTCCATGTCGGATTTCTACGGTCCCGCCGACCGGGCCGAAGGCATCGCCACCGCGCACGCCGCGATCGAGGCGGGCGTCACGCTGCTGGACACCGGCGACTTCTACGGCAGCGGGCACAACGAACTGCTGCTGCGCGAGGTCCTGCGCGAGCACGACCGCGACCAGCTCGTGCTCAGCGTGAAGTTCGGCGTCCTGCGCGACCCGGCCGGCGGCATCCTGGGCGTGGACTGCCGCCCGGCCGCGGTGAAGAACTCGCTGGCCCAGACGCTCCAGCGGCTCGGCGTCGACCACGTCGACGTCTACCGGCCCGCGCGGCTGGACCCGGACGTGCCGATCGAGGAGACCGTCGGCGCGATCGCCGAGCTGGTGCGGGCCGGCTGGGTCCGGCACATCGGCCTGTCCGAGGTCGGGGCGCACACGCTGCGCCGCGCGGCCGCCGTGCACCCCGTGGTGGACCTGCAGATCGAGTACTCGCTGCTGTCCCGGTCGATCGAGGCCGAGATCCTGCCCGCGGCGGACGAACTCGGCGTCGGCATCACCGCCTACGGCGTGCTCGCCCGCGGCCTGCTGTCCGGCCGGTGGAACCACCGGCGGGCCGCGTCGGCCGACGACGGGCGCAGCGGGTTCCCGCGGTTCACCGGCGAGAACCTGGACCGCAACCTCGCGCTGGTCGACGCGCTGCGCCGGGTCGCCGACGAGGTCGGCGCGACCACCTCGCAGGTGGCCATCGCCTGGGTGATGTCGCGCTCGCCGGGCATCGTGCCGGTCATCGGCTCGCGGCGGCGCGACCAGCTCGCCGAGTCCCTGGGCGCCCTGGACCTGGCGCTGGACGAGGGGCAGCTCGCCGCCGTGGAGCGAGCCGTGCCGTCCGACGCGGTCGCGGGCACCCGCTTCGACGCCGCCAACATGGCGATGCTCGACAGCGAGCAGCGGTCCACGCCGGTCGCCTGA